Genomic DNA from Candidatus Pantoea floridensis:
CCGTCTAATGCCATCAGAGTCAGCCGCACAGCGGGCGCATCGCTGTCCCGCGGCCAGCGCTGGCGCATTGCGTGGATCCGCATAAACAGCTCGGTCAGCGTCTCGTCGATATCGGCCACGTCGTCAGCCAGACAATCGGCGGCATTATGTTCTGTTAGATTAAACATTTATCTGTCCCCCTTATGCCGCACGCGCGGCACGATGTGCATACAGGCGGCGCAGGCCGGCAGCGTGGTACTGCTCCATCAGCTCGATACCAATCCAGCGGCGCCCGCACTCCTGGGCGGCCACGCAGGTCGAACCGCTGCCGGCAAACGGGTCCAGGACAATGGCGCCGGGCTGCGTGAAGGTCTCAATCAGGGGGCGAAGGACGCTGACCGGCTTTTCGGTCGGGTGATGGCGGTTGCCGGTGTATTCCCACGGCATCACATCCGGCAGTGGCTTCGCCGGCAGCGCCGGGCGCCCTTTGGCCAGCACGTAGGCGCTTTCGTGCTGGTAGCCAACAAAGGCCGACTTTGAGGCGT
This window encodes:
- a CDS encoding DNA methyltransferase → MSRFMHGDSVQVMGGFPDKSIDFILTDPPYLVGFKDRSGRSIANDVNSEWVLPASQQMYRVLKDNSLAVSFYGWNRVDIFMQAWKAAGFRVVGHIVFTKPYASKSAFVGYQHESAYVLAKGRPALPAKPLPDVMPWEYTGNRHHPTEKPVSVLRPLIETFTQPGAIVLDPFAGSGSTCVAAQECGRRWIGIELMEQYHAAGLRRLYAHRAARAA